In Streptomyces sp. NBC_00414, a single window of DNA contains:
- a CDS encoding AIM24 family protein, whose amino-acid sequence MFRLQGSKVLAVDMTGDAVKAKNGSMVAYDGQMAFKKLSGGGEGVRGMVTRRITGEQMTLMEVKGQGTCWFADRASEINLVNLRGDKLFVESSNLLATDSGLRTGTSFTGLRGASQGNGLFTTTVEGHGQAAIMSDGPAVVLRVSPQYPLTVDPGAYIAHQGDLRQSFQSGVTFRTFMGEGGGEAFQVRFEGDGVVYVQPSERNSIAGDV is encoded by the coding sequence ATGTTCCGACTCCAAGGCAGCAAGGTGCTGGCCGTCGACATGACCGGCGACGCCGTGAAGGCGAAGAACGGCTCCATGGTCGCGTACGACGGTCAGATGGCCTTCAAGAAACTCAGCGGCGGCGGCGAGGGCGTCCGCGGCATGGTGACGCGCCGGATCACCGGTGAACAGATGACCCTCATGGAGGTGAAGGGCCAGGGGACGTGCTGGTTCGCCGACCGGGCCAGCGAGATCAACCTGGTGAACCTCCGGGGCGACAAACTCTTCGTCGAGTCGAGCAATCTCCTCGCGACCGACTCGGGGCTCCGTACGGGGACGTCCTTCACCGGCCTCAGGGGCGCCTCGCAGGGCAACGGCCTCTTCACGACGACCGTCGAGGGACACGGCCAGGCGGCGATCATGTCGGACGGCCCGGCGGTCGTGCTGCGGGTCAGCCCGCAGTACCCGCTCACCGTCGACCCGGGCGCGTACATCGCGCACCAGGGCGATCTGCGGCAGTCCTTCCAGTCGGGCGTGACGTTCCGCACGTTCATGGGTGAGGGCGGCGGCGAGGCCTTCCAGGTCCGCTTCGAGGGCGACGGAGTCGTCTACGTGCAGCCCAGTGAGCGCAACTCGATCGCGGGAGACGTGTGA
- a CDS encoding MTH1187 family thiamine-binding protein, giving the protein MIVAFSVTPLGVGEDVGEYVADAVRVVRESGLPNRTDAMFTSVEGEWDEVMDVVRRAVAAVEARAPRVSLVLKADIRPGVTDGLTSKVTTVERHLSA; this is encoded by the coding sequence ATGATCGTCGCCTTTTCCGTGACGCCGCTGGGGGTCGGCGAGGACGTGGGGGAGTACGTCGCCGACGCGGTGCGGGTCGTTCGGGAGTCGGGGCTGCCGAACCGGACGGACGCGATGTTCACGTCCGTGGAGGGGGAGTGGGACGAGGTCATGGACGTCGTCCGGCGGGCCGTGGCCGCCGTCGAGGCGCGGGCGCCTCGGGTGTCGCTCGTCCTGAAGGCGGACATCCGCCCCGGCGTCACGGACGGACTCACGTCCAAGGTGACCACGGTGGAACGCCACCTGTCCGCATGA
- a CDS encoding DUF3817 domain-containing protein has translation MDIKTASALRRLRLVSGPEAVSFLLLLICSVLKRTTDFNAVPVMGMVHGILFVLYVIFWADAWNRAKWGPKTAALYFVLSVLPTGGFFAERKLKGEAERAVIASRARSEGIVGA, from the coding sequence GTGGACATCAAGACCGCCTCCGCCCTCCGCCGCCTCCGTCTGGTCTCCGGTCCGGAGGCCGTCTCGTTCCTGCTGCTGCTCATCTGCTCCGTGCTGAAGCGGACCACGGACTTCAACGCGGTGCCGGTGATGGGCATGGTCCACGGCATCCTCTTCGTCCTGTACGTGATCTTCTGGGCCGATGCCTGGAACCGGGCCAAGTGGGGTCCGAAGACCGCGGCCCTCTACTTCGTCCTCTCCGTGCTGCCGACCGGCGGGTTCTTCGCCGAGCGCAAGCTCAAGGGTGAGGCCGAGCGTGCGGTCATCGCGTCCCGCGCGCGCAGCGAAGGGATCGTGGGCGCATGA
- a CDS encoding glycosyltransferase family 2 protein encodes MRPEGYDYDTHSRLAGPLTEPSGSAYRVQYTKLLSSEPHRIRAVLLMTLAPVLTALLLVYLVWPTHWVSREGGARWLVGLDITMLVAIGLIELFMVVNVVSIAHATMVARDPVPVTPARGTRVAFLTTFVPGKEPLSMVRATLEGAVKVTHTGPLDVWLLDEGDDERAKALCEELGVRHFTRHGVPEWNRPKGVHKIRTKHGNYNAWIAMHGGEYDYFASVDTDHVPLPEFLERMMGYFRDPDVAFVVGPQVYGNYTTPVTKAAESQQFLFHALIQRAGNRYRAPMFVGTNNVVRIAAVRQVGGLYDSITEDMATGFEMHRHKNPRTGHHWESVYTPDVLAVGEGPASWTDFFTQQMRWSRGTYETLFKQYWKAPFTMPAGRLFSYTLMLVYYPMTAVNWLLGILSCVLFLCFGASGTQVSASMWLMLYSDAAALQVGLYLWNRRHNVSPHEPEGSGGLAGMAMSALSAPIYLKSLGAALVRRPSRFVITPKGGDTSPDRFVTFRIHLFWAAVLASSLVASFVLDHTHAAMRTWAVLALAISLAPVAVWTATRARARRAERRLVPAVRIGEAAEPAPALAGSTGGAVPSGSLPAGTVSSSTTGGS; translated from the coding sequence GTGCGGCCGGAGGGCTACGACTACGACACCCACAGCAGGCTGGCCGGACCGCTCACGGAGCCGTCCGGCTCGGCCTACCGGGTCCAGTACACCAAGCTCCTGTCGAGCGAGCCGCACCGAATAAGAGCCGTCCTGCTCATGACGCTCGCCCCGGTGCTCACGGCCCTGCTGCTGGTCTACCTGGTGTGGCCCACCCACTGGGTGTCCCGCGAGGGCGGCGCCCGCTGGCTGGTCGGGCTCGACATCACGATGCTCGTGGCGATCGGCCTCATCGAGCTCTTCATGGTCGTCAACGTCGTGTCGATCGCCCACGCGACGATGGTGGCCAGGGATCCGGTCCCCGTCACCCCTGCCAGGGGCACCCGGGTCGCCTTCCTGACCACGTTCGTCCCCGGCAAGGAACCGCTCTCGATGGTCCGCGCCACCCTCGAAGGGGCCGTCAAGGTCACCCACACAGGCCCGTTGGACGTCTGGCTCCTCGACGAGGGCGACGACGAGCGGGCCAAGGCCCTCTGCGAGGAACTCGGCGTGCGGCACTTCACGCGGCACGGCGTCCCCGAGTGGAACAGGCCCAAGGGCGTCCACAAGATCCGTACCAAGCACGGCAACTACAACGCGTGGATCGCGATGCACGGCGGCGAGTACGACTACTTCGCCTCCGTCGACACGGACCACGTGCCGCTCCCGGAGTTCCTGGAACGGATGATGGGCTACTTCCGCGACCCGGACGTCGCCTTCGTCGTCGGCCCGCAGGTGTACGGCAACTACACCACCCCCGTCACCAAGGCGGCCGAGTCCCAGCAGTTCCTCTTCCACGCCCTGATCCAGCGCGCCGGCAACCGCTACCGCGCACCCATGTTCGTCGGCACCAACAACGTCGTACGGATCGCGGCCGTCAGACAGGTCGGCGGCCTGTACGACTCCATCACCGAGGACATGGCCACCGGCTTCGAGATGCACCGGCACAAGAACCCGAGGACCGGTCACCACTGGGAGTCCGTCTACACCCCTGACGTGCTCGCCGTCGGTGAGGGCCCCGCCTCCTGGACGGACTTCTTCACCCAGCAGATGCGCTGGTCGCGCGGCACCTACGAGACGCTGTTCAAGCAGTACTGGAAAGCACCCTTCACGATGCCTGCCGGCCGGCTCTTCTCGTACACGCTGATGCTCGTCTACTACCCGATGACGGCCGTCAACTGGCTGCTGGGGATCTTGAGTTGCGTCCTGTTCCTGTGCTTCGGAGCGTCCGGCACACAGGTCTCGGCCTCCATGTGGCTGATGCTCTACAGCGATGCAGCCGCCCTGCAGGTCGGCCTGTACCTGTGGAACCGGCGGCACAACGTCTCCCCGCACGAGCCGGAGGGCTCGGGAGGTCTGGCGGGCATGGCGATGTCGGCCCTCTCGGCGCCGATCTACCTCAAGTCCCTGGGCGCGGCCCTGGTCCGCCGTCCCAGCCGCTTCGTCATCACCCCCAAGGGCGGCGACACCAGCCCCGACCGGTTCGTGACCTTCCGTATCCATCTCTTCTGGGCGGCGGTCCTGGCCTCGTCACTGGTCGCGTCGTTCGTGCTCGACCACACCCACGCGGCCATGCGCACCTGGGCGGTGCTCGCGCTGGCCATCTCCCTCGCCCCGGTGGCCGTGTGGACCGCCACCCGGGCCAGGGCACGCAGGGCCGAGCGGCGCCTGGTGCCCGCCGTCCGGATCGGCGAGGCCGCCGAGCCCGCCCCGGCGCTCGCGGGCAGCACGGGCGGCGCGGTCCCCAGCGGCTCGCTCCCCGCCGGAACGGTCTCCAGCAGTACGACAGGAGGTAGCTAG
- a CDS encoding AIM24 family protein — protein MPFREINSKVIEATVAPGQRLFSQRGAMLAYRGEVSFTPNVQGGQGGIMSMIGRRAAGEAAPLMTVEGSGTVLFGHGGHHVQVIGLTGDTLYVEADRLLAFDGTLTQGTMFMGSQGGVMGMVRGQVTGQGLFTTTLKGHGSVAVMAHGGVIEVPISPQRPVHVDPQAYVAHHGDVRNKLSSALGLRDLVGRGSGEAFQLELSGSGAVYVQASEEKL, from the coding sequence ATGCCCTTTCGCGAGATCAACTCGAAGGTGATCGAGGCCACGGTGGCGCCGGGCCAACGGCTGTTCAGCCAGCGCGGCGCGATGCTCGCCTACCGGGGCGAGGTCTCCTTCACCCCCAACGTGCAGGGCGGCCAGGGCGGCATCATGTCGATGATCGGCCGCCGGGCCGCCGGTGAGGCGGCGCCCCTGATGACCGTGGAGGGCTCCGGCACGGTCCTGTTCGGGCACGGCGGCCACCACGTCCAGGTGATCGGCCTGACCGGCGACACCCTGTACGTGGAGGCGGACCGGCTCCTGGCCTTCGACGGCACACTGACGCAGGGCACGATGTTCATGGGCTCGCAGGGCGGGGTCATGGGCATGGTGCGCGGCCAGGTGACGGGTCAGGGCCTGTTCACCACGACCCTCAAGGGTCACGGCAGCGTCGCCGTCATGGCGCACGGCGGGGTCATCGAGGTCCCGATCAGCCCGCAGCGCCCGGTGCACGTCGACCCGCAGGCGTACGTCGCCCATCACGGAGACGTCCGCAACAAACTGTCCAGCGCGCTCGGTCTGCGCGATCTGGTGGGCCGCGGCTCGGGCGAGGCCTTCCAGCTGGAGCTGAGCGGCAGTGGCGCGGTGTACGTGCAGGCGTCGGAGGAGAAGCTGTGA
- a CDS encoding AIM24 family protein yields MTTHPGTGPVIHDPATLPVDDNVNAYTFCVELKGSEWFLQKGKMIAYYGSMEFNGIGHGRLDRLVRTSFHSPLHASDWVVASGSGKMLLADRAFDVNSFDLEEGNLTIRSGNLLAFQPSLALKQSIVPGFLTLIGTGKFVAASNGPVVFMEPPIRVDPQALVGWADCPSPCHHYDHGYMTGLMGGLRAMTGLGGASGEEHQFEFVGAGTVLLQSSEALMAEQAAGAVPNEPGVPGGGGVPGHQGQQGGTPRLPGQLGDLQRRFGL; encoded by the coding sequence GTGACCACCCACCCGGGCACCGGCCCCGTGATCCACGACCCGGCGACACTGCCGGTCGACGACAACGTGAACGCGTACACCTTCTGTGTGGAGCTCAAGGGGAGCGAGTGGTTCCTGCAGAAGGGCAAGATGATCGCCTACTACGGCTCGATGGAGTTCAACGGCATCGGGCACGGCCGTCTCGACCGCCTCGTGCGCACGTCTTTCCATTCGCCGTTGCACGCCAGCGACTGGGTGGTGGCGTCCGGCTCGGGCAAGATGCTGCTCGCCGACCGGGCCTTCGACGTGAATTCGTTCGACCTGGAGGAGGGCAACCTGACCATTCGCTCGGGCAACCTCCTCGCTTTTCAGCCAAGTCTCGCTCTCAAGCAGTCGATCGTGCCGGGCTTTCTGACACTCATCGGAACGGGCAAGTTCGTCGCCGCCTCGAACGGCCCGGTGGTGTTCATGGAACCCCCGATCCGGGTCGACCCGCAGGCTCTGGTCGGCTGGGCCGACTGCCCCTCGCCCTGCCACCACTACGACCACGGCTACATGACGGGCCTGATGGGCGGTCTACGTGCGATGACGGGCCTCGGCGGGGCCTCCGGCGAGGAGCACCAGTTCGAGTTCGTGGGCGCCGGCACGGTGCTGCTGCAGTCCAGCGAGGCACTGATGGCGGAGCAGGCGGCGGGGGCGGTGCCGAACGAGCCGGGGGTGCCCGGTGGCGGCGGGGTGCCAGGTCACCAGGGGCAGCAAGGCGGCACACCGCGCCTTCCCGGACAGCTCGGGGACCTCCAGCGTCGCTTCGGGCTGTGA